From one Orcinus orca chromosome 10, mOrcOrc1.1, whole genome shotgun sequence genomic stretch:
- the NHLRC1 gene encoding E3 ubiquitin-protein ligase NHLRC1, producing MQCPPGGSRSRPSGRPPSTSGPAPRPVTVTPGGAGAAYSSAGCRGGGSPTGRAMGAEASGSGPTLRELVREAETSLLECKVCFERFGHRQQRRPRNLPCGHVVCLACVAALAHPRTLALECPFCRRACRGCDTSDCLPVLHLLELLGSALRPAPAAPRAAPSAPGVLTCHHAFGGWGTLVNPTGLALCPKTGRVVVVHDGRRRVKIFDAGGGCAHQFGEKGDAAQDIRYPLDVTVTNDCHVVVTDAGDRSIKVFDFFGQIKLVIGGQFSLPWGVETTPQNGVMVTDAEAGSLHLLEIDFPEGVLRRTERLQTHLCHPRGVAVSWLTGAIAVLEHPLAVGTGACSTTVKVFSASMQLIGQVDAFGLSLFFPSKITASAVTFDHQGNVIVADTSNLAVLCLGKPEEFPVLKPIITHGLSHPVALTFTKENSLLVLDSAAHSIKVYKVDWG from the coding sequence ATGCAGtgcccaccagggggcagcaggTCTCGGCCGAGCGGCCGGCCGCCGTCGACGTCAGGACCAGCGCCCCGCCCCGTGACCGTGACCCCGGGCGGCGCGGGGGCAGCGTACAGCTCCGCAGGCTGCCGGGGCGGCGGGAGTCCTACAGGCCGCGCGATGGGTGCCGAGGCTTCCGGGAGCGGGCCAACGCTGCGGGAGCTGGTGCGCGAGGCCGAGACCAGCCTGCTCGAGTGCAAGGTGTGCTTTGAGCGGTTCGGCCACCGCCAGCAGCGGCGCCCACGCAACCTGCCCTGCGGCCACGTGGTCTGCCTGGCCTGCGTGGCCGCCCTGGCGCACCCGCGGACGCTGGCCCTCGAGTGCCCCTTCTGCCGGCGAGCCTGCAGGGGCTGCGACACCAGCGACTGCCTGCCGGTGCTGCACCTCCTGGAGCTCCTGGGCTCCGCGCTGCGCCCGGCCCCAGCGGCCCCGCGCGCCGCCCCCTCCGCCCCCGGGGTCCTCACCTGCCACCACGCCTTCGGAGGCTGGGGGACCCTGGTCAACCCCACTGGGCTGGCGCTGTGTCCTAAGACGGGGCGGGTCGTGGTGGTGCACGACGGCAGGAGGCGTGTCAAGATCTTTGACGCGGGGGGAGGATGTGCGCATCAGTTTGGAGAGAAGGGGGACGCTGCTCAGGACATTAGGTATCCACTTGACGTCACCGTCACAAACGACTGCCATGTGGTTGTCACCGACGCCGGCGACCGCTCCATCAAAGTGTTTGACTTTTTTGGCCAGATTAAGCTTGTCATCGGAGGCCAGTTCTCCTTGCCTTGGGGTGTGGAGACCACCCCTCAGAATGGGGTCATGGTAACTGATGCGGAGGCGGGGTCCCTGCACCTCCTGGAAATCGACTTTCCAGAAGGGGTCCTCCGGAGAACTGAACGGTTGCAAACTCACCTGTGCCATCCCCGGGGGGTGGCGGTGTCCTGGCTCACCGGGGCCATTGCGGTCCTAGAGCACCCCCTGGCTGTGGGGACCGGGGCCTGCAGCACCACGGTGAAGGTGTTCAGCGCAAGTATGCAGCTCATCGGCCAGGTGGATGCCTTTGGGCTGAGCCTCTTTTTCCCCTCCAAAATAACCGCCTCCGCTGTGACCTTTGATCACCAGGGGAACGTGATTGTTGCCGATACTTCTAATCTGGCTGTCCTATGCTTAGGAAAACCTGAGGAGTTTCCAGTACTGAAGCCCATCATCACCCACGGTCTTTCCCATCCTGTGGCACTGACCTTTACCAAGGAAAATTCTCTTCTTGTGCTGGACAGTGCAGCCCATTCTATAAAAGTCTATAAGGTTGACTGGGGGTGA